CAGCCGCAGCTCCACCAGCACGCGCGACAGGCGGGCCTGGAAGTAGTTGTAGAAGACCATGGCCTGCACGGCGACGAGGATGCCCACCGCCGTGGCGACGAGGGCCTCCGAGATGCCCGTCATCACCGCCGCGCTGCCGCCGGTGCCGCCGGCCTCCACGTCCAGGCCCAGGTCTTTGAAAGACCGCATGATGCCGGCCACGGTGCCGAACAGGCCCACGAAGGGCGAAATCGAGCCGATGGTGGCCAGCATCCAGAGGTTGCGGCGCAGCTTGAGGCCCACCTGGGCGCGCTCGCGCTCCACGGCGGCGTCCACCCCCGAGCCCCCGGAGGTGCGCGAGCGCTCCAGCCGGTCGAAGCCGGCGAGGAAGATGTCGGCGGCCACCGCGTCCGAGCGCTCGGCGGCGGTGCGGGCCGCGGCGATGTCTCCCCGGAGCAGGTGCTTGCTGACCGTCTCGCCCAGGAGGCGGGAGCGCTCGCTCACCCCCCAGAGCGTGATGATGCGCTCGACGGCGACGATGAGCGCGGCCACGGAGGCCAGCAGCAGCAGGGCGAGGGTGACGCCACCCAGGCGGAGGTAGTGGAGGATTTCGTTCAGGCTCATTGATTGGTGACCCGGCAGGGCGCCATGGCCCAGACTAGGAGATATGAACCGCGCAGCCGCCGCAATCTTCCTGGCAGTCCTCTGTTCGGCCTGCCCACCCAAGCGAATCGAGTTCGGCCCCGAGGGGGAGCTCACCGACGCCGAGGTCGTCTACAAGCGCGTCCGGGAGAACCAGGACAACATCGTCTCGCTGGAGGGGGACGCGAAGCTTCGCGCCGAGTCGCCCCAGGCCAGCGGCACCCTCAGCATGTTCGTGTCCATCACCCGACCGTCCCTGATGCATCTGGAGACGTTCGACTTCTTCAACCGGCCGCTCGCCTCCCTGGTGTCGGATGGGCGGCGCTTCGGGCTCTACCAGGCGGAGACGAACACGTACTACCAGGGGCCCTCGAGCCCGGAGAACGTGTCGCGCTTCCTGCCGGTGCTGCTGCCGGCCGAGGAGCTGGTGGCCATCATGCTCGGGCAGGTGCCGCTCATCCCCCCGGAGCGGATGACGCTGGCCCTGGACCGGAAGGAGGGCGTCTACGTGCTCACGCTCTTCCGGGGGCCCGCCACCCAGGTGCTCCAGGTCCATCCGAAGTTCCTGCGCGTGGTGAAGAGCGAGGTGCGCGGCATCCCGGGGTACGACCTGAAGTTCGAGGACTTCCTCGAGCGCGGCAGCCTCATCTTCCCCGGCCGGGT
The sequence above is a segment of the Pyxidicoccus xibeiensis genome. Coding sequences within it:
- a CDS encoding MotA/TolQ/ExbB proton channel family protein; translation: MSLNEILHYLRLGGVTLALLLLASVAALIVAVERIITLWGVSERSRLLGETVSKHLLRGDIAAARTAAERSDAVAADIFLAGFDRLERSRTSGGSGVDAAVERERAQVGLKLRRNLWMLATIGSISPFVGLFGTVAGIMRSFKDLGLDVEAGGTGGSAAVMTGISEALVATAVGILVAVQAMVFYNYFQARLSRVLVELRLLGDEFVELLKERASGAPLPPEPAVAHPDPKLA
- a CDS encoding DUF4292 domain-containing protein — protein: MNRAAAAIFLAVLCSACPPKRIEFGPEGELTDAEVVYKRVRENQDNIVSLEGDAKLRAESPQASGTLSMFVSITRPSLMHLETFDFFNRPLASLVSDGRRFGLYQAETNTYYQGPSSPENVSRFLPVLLPAEELVAIMLGQVPLIPPERMTLALDRKEGVYVLTLFRGPATQVLQVHPKFLRVVKSEVRGIPGYDLKFEDFLERGSLIFPGRVELVAEQAATKLQVRYQQITLNGRPDMTLYELAAPEGAKVVEVDERGRELQSGAPVPAVPVEPAPPAVPGS